One region of Salvia miltiorrhiza cultivar Shanhuang (shh) chromosome 3, IMPLAD_Smil_shh, whole genome shotgun sequence genomic DNA includes:
- the LOC131017746 gene encoding 6,7,8-trihydroxycoumarin synthase-like: MILLLSIFLPIIFIYLLHQTRKTTKSNLPPGPRRLPLIGNLHQLATAGDLHIYLWRLSKKYNSPIIHMKLGSVPLIAVSSPRLAKEVLQTQDLAFCSRPKSIVMQKLTYQYSDIVFSPYNDYWREMRKMTNIHLFSPKKIQSFRPIREDEISVMIAKISKSASSHEVVNLSEMAMALGSSLICRIAFGKRYDHHGSEMRRFKKLLEEIMSISLAFFVSDYIPTLGWVDKLVGSLKRLDRIFENHDSFYQELIDEHLDPRRAKKMEEEEDILDTLIKLKEDKSSPIDLNWNNIKALLMNIFVAGAETSSTAVIWAMTALIKAPSVMKKLQSEIRNSVGKKGKVDEDDLPKLPYLKAVIMESFRLYPSGPLLAPRETIKKGILDGYEIQPKTIVYVNVWAVSRDPEYWENPDEFVPERFLNNNIDLKGKDFELTPFGSGRRICPGMVMGLVNVELIVANLLYRFNWQLPLGIREEDVDTAPMPGLAVAKKNALLLVPEKYGTI; encoded by the exons TATCTCCTCCATCAAACTCGAAAAACAACAAAATCAAACCTCCCGCCGGGTCCCCGGCGCTTGCCGTTGATCGGAAACCTCCACCAGCTCGCCACTGCCGGCGACCTACACATTTACCTATGGCGCCTCTCCAAGAAATACAACTCTCCTATCATTCACATGAAATTAGGCTCTGTCCCTCTAATTGCTGTTTCCTCACCAAGATTGGCAAAAGAAGTTCTCCAAACTCAAGATTTGGCATTTTGTAGCAGACCAAAATCCATTGTTATGCAAAAACTTACATACCAATACTCAGACATTGTCTTctcaccatacaacgattattGGAGAGAGATGAGAAAAATGACAAACATTCATCTCTTCAGCCCCAAAAAGATTCAATCCTTTCGCCCCATTCGTGAAGACGAAATCTCTGTTATGATCGCCAAGATTTCCAAATCTGCTTCCTCACATgaggttgtgaatttgagtgaGATGGCAATGGCTCTCGGCAGCAGTTTGATATGCAGAATTGCTTTCGGTAAGAGATACGACCATCACGGATCCGAAATGAGGCGATTCAAGAAGCTTCTAGAAGAAATTATGTCCATCTCGCTCGCCTTCTTTGTATCTGATTACATTCCTACACTCGGTTGGGTGGATAAACTCGTTGGATCGTTGAAGAGACTTGATAGGATCTTCGAGAATCACGATTCGTTCTACCAGGAACTCATCGACGAGCATCTCGATCCAAGGAGGGCGAAGAAAATGGAAGAGGAGGAAGATATTCTTGATACTTTGATCAAGCTTAAAGAAGACAAGTCTTCCCCCATTGATCTCAATTGGAATAACATCAAAGCCTTACTAATG AACATATTTGTAGCTGGTGCAGAGACAAGTTCCACAGCAGTCATTTGGGCGATGACAGCACTGATCAAAGCTCCCAGCGTCATGAAAAAATTGCAATCAGAAATCAGAAATTCTGTAGGCAAAAAGGGCAAAGTAGATGAAGATGATCTGCCAAAGCTTCCCTACCTAAAAGCAGTCATCATGGAGTCTTTCCGACTATACCCTTCCGGCCCACTTCTCGCACCAAGAGAAACAATCAAAAAGGGCATTCTAGATGGCTATGAAATTCAACCCAAGACAATCGTGTATGTTAACGTATGGGCAGTCTCAAGAGATCCCGAGTATTGGGAAAATCCAGATGAGTTCGTGCCAGAGAGGTTCTTGAATAACAATATCGACTTAAAAGGAAAAGATTTCGAGCTCACTCCCTTCGGATCGGGCCGAAGAATCTGCCCTGGTATGGTTATGGGGCTTGTGAATGTGGAGCTTATTGTTGCAAACTTGCTCTATCGTTTTAATTGGCAATTGCCATTAGGGATCCGAGAAGAAGATGTGGATACAGCTCCAATGCCTGGACTCGCAGTGGCTAAGAAAAATGCACTTCTACTAGTTCCTGAGAAATATGGTACAATTTAG